The Muricauda sp. SCSIO 65647 genome includes a region encoding these proteins:
- a CDS encoding efflux RND transporter periplasmic adaptor subunit — protein sequence MKRTYAVLIGLGILVLGVLVVVAFMGRGAEKNVATKMREEKPLVSTTLVAPQSMPYVVSATGTLSAVQNIELYSEVQGVLLQSRPLFKEGNSFGKGQTILQIDNAEYLAQLQSSKSSLVSQIAAMLADMEIEFPEAAKKWERYLKNFDINRKLEPLPQFSSDAEKFFVTGRGITQTYFNVKNQQERLSKYYITAPFDGVVTEANVDPGTLVRNGQKLGEFIDNSVYELKLSIPATENRYLTIGKPVRLGPLKGNATYKGAISRINPKINQQTQTIEVFVKVRNPNLKDGQYLKAEIYGEKIDGVVQIESSLLVENDHVYIVVDSTLQLQKVAPLNYVGDHVIVSGLKTGTILVIETIGNAYPGLKVTY from the coding sequence TGGCAACCAAAATGAGAGAAGAAAAGCCCTTGGTTTCAACGACATTGGTAGCACCACAGTCCATGCCCTACGTTGTCTCTGCCACGGGCACACTTTCAGCAGTGCAAAACATAGAATTGTACAGTGAGGTGCAGGGCGTGCTCTTGCAGAGCCGACCACTTTTTAAAGAGGGCAACAGCTTTGGCAAGGGGCAGACCATTTTACAAATCGATAATGCCGAATACTTGGCACAACTGCAATCGAGCAAGAGCAGTCTCGTCAGCCAGATAGCGGCCATGTTGGCCGACATGGAAATCGAATTTCCCGAAGCGGCAAAAAAATGGGAGCGATACCTCAAGAATTTTGATATCAACAGAAAACTGGAGCCACTGCCCCAATTTTCATCAGATGCCGAAAAATTCTTTGTTACGGGCCGTGGCATCACCCAGACCTATTTCAATGTGAAGAACCAACAAGAGCGGCTTTCAAAATATTACATCACTGCTCCGTTTGATGGGGTGGTCACCGAAGCCAATGTAGACCCCGGGACCTTGGTACGGAATGGTCAAAAACTAGGGGAATTTATTGATAATTCGGTCTACGAACTGAAACTTTCCATTCCGGCAACAGAAAACCGGTACCTCACCATTGGCAAACCGGTTCGCCTTGGTCCACTAAAGGGCAATGCCACGTACAAGGGGGCCATTAGCCGTATCAATCCAAAAATCAACCAACAGACCCAGACGATAGAAGTGTTTGTCAAGGTAAGAAACCCAAACCTAAAAGACGGCCAATACCTCAAAGCAGAAATATATGGAGAGAAAATCGATGGGGTAGTACAAATTGAAAGCAGTTTATTGGTCGAAAACGATCATGTCTATATCGTGGTCGACAGCACTTTACAACTACAAAAAGTGGCCCCCTTGAACTATGTGGGCGACCATGTGATAGTGAGCGGATTGAAAACAGGCACCATTCTAGTGATAGAAACCATCGGCAACGCCTATCCGGGTTTAAAGGTTACCTATTAG
- a CDS encoding efflux RND transporter permease subunit, which translates to MRKFIGYFIKYPVAVNIFIIGFLIFGYLGYRQLNSSFFPLSDPSRITVSVSYPGASPEEVEEGVVEKIERNLKGVEGVDRITSVSQENVGTVIVEVLTDFDINLVLDEVKNAVDKISSLPLSAEPPVIETLKPTREAISFVVTGKNVPLSILKETAQEIEEDLLRIDGVSQVALSGFPDEEIEIAVTEEMLRSYSLTFEDVSRAVASANIWITGGSIKTQKEEYLIRANNKAYYAENLGNIVVKSSVDGGKVYLRDIAKVRNTFSETPDKISLNGQQGINISITNTNTEDLIGSVEKIHEYIDEFNASHDNLELVVTIDSSEAISDRISLLLENAIIGMLLVLLLLSFFLRPGVAFWVAFGLPISFFGMFILLPQYGVTLNMLSLFGMILVIGILVDDGIVIAENIYARYEKGDSAIKAAVNGTMDVIVPILSAIATTILAFSVFFFLDGQIGAFFGDIAMVVALTLAVSLIEALLILPAHLAHSKDLSGRGKTYRFNEWGDQFMNYMRDKIYSPALRFTLKNKFISFCIILFMFIVTMGAFAGKIIKLTFFPSTASNQIRITLNTPQGTNEQMTDSLATYVENKVWEVNGQLGENELGGDHILSTVKQIGPGSAASLITVNLSPSETRTLSSPDIANKIREAAGTLRGVEKLSYNSGGNVGGMPISISLQGKNFQYLDQAKELVYSELQKNQDVKDIVDSSPKGIKEIRLQLKENATLLGLTLNDVMAQVRNAFFGNEVQRIQRGQDEVKIWVRYDEKDRSSINNINTIQISTQNGRIPLSEIATYQIERGEVAINHLDGIREITIEADLANQKASATAIMADLTTRVARMVGEKYPGVVISAEGQNREVNKISASAAGILPAAIFLIYVTIVFAFRSYSQPFILLAIVPFCIIGVAWGHWLHGFPMSILSYLGIIGLIGIVVNDGLVFTGRFNSFLKEGLKFNEALYETGRARFRAIFLTSITTIAGLAPLMLERSLQAQFLIPMAISISYGIAVATLLTLFLLPIFLSASNSIKVKVKQLITGKKPTREEVERAIKELKIDNVEI; encoded by the coding sequence ATGAGAAAGTTCATCGGTTACTTCATCAAATATCCCGTTGCGGTAAACATCTTTATCATCGGTTTTTTGATTTTCGGGTATCTGGGCTATCGGCAGCTAAACTCTTCTTTCTTTCCCCTGTCTGACCCTAGTAGGATTACCGTTTCGGTTTCTTACCCCGGTGCTTCACCAGAAGAAGTGGAAGAAGGCGTGGTGGAAAAAATCGAACGCAACCTGAAAGGGGTTGAAGGGGTAGACAGGATCACTTCGGTTTCCCAGGAAAATGTAGGTACGGTCATTGTGGAAGTGCTCACTGATTTCGACATCAATCTGGTGTTGGATGAGGTAAAAAATGCGGTAGACAAGATTTCTTCCCTTCCATTAAGTGCCGAACCGCCAGTCATCGAAACCTTAAAACCGACACGGGAAGCCATATCGTTCGTGGTCACGGGCAAAAACGTTCCCTTGAGCATTTTGAAGGAAACCGCCCAAGAAATTGAAGAAGATTTATTGAGGATTGATGGTGTCTCACAAGTAGCGCTCTCAGGCTTTCCCGATGAGGAAATAGAGATTGCCGTGACCGAAGAAATGCTCAGGAGCTATAGCCTCACCTTTGAAGATGTTTCCCGAGCGGTCGCCAGTGCCAATATCTGGATAACGGGCGGCTCCATCAAAACCCAAAAAGAAGAGTACCTGATACGTGCCAACAACAAGGCCTATTATGCTGAAAACTTGGGCAATATCGTCGTGAAATCGAGTGTTGATGGTGGCAAGGTGTACCTGCGTGACATTGCCAAGGTACGCAACACCTTTAGCGAAACCCCTGACAAAATAAGTCTTAATGGGCAGCAAGGCATCAATATTTCCATCACCAATACCAATACCGAAGACCTTATCGGCAGTGTTGAGAAAATTCATGAATACATTGATGAATTCAACGCAAGTCATGATAATCTTGAACTGGTAGTCACCATAGATTCATCAGAGGCCATCAGCGATCGTATTTCACTGCTGCTAGAAAATGCCATTATTGGAATGCTGTTGGTATTACTGCTACTTTCCTTCTTTCTACGCCCCGGGGTAGCCTTTTGGGTAGCGTTCGGGTTGCCCATTTCGTTCTTCGGAATGTTCATTCTGTTGCCACAATACGGGGTCACACTCAACATGCTATCGCTCTTCGGAATGATTCTGGTCATCGGTATTTTGGTCGATGACGGCATTGTGATTGCCGAAAACATCTATGCCCGATACGAAAAGGGCGATTCGGCGATCAAGGCCGCCGTCAATGGCACCATGGATGTGATCGTGCCCATTCTTTCAGCGATTGCCACAACTATTTTGGCCTTTTCGGTCTTCTTTTTTCTCGATGGTCAGATAGGGGCCTTTTTCGGTGATATTGCCATGGTCGTGGCATTGACACTTGCCGTTTCACTAATAGAGGCACTGTTGATACTGCCCGCACATTTGGCACATTCAAAAGATTTGAGCGGTAGGGGAAAAACCTACAGGTTCAACGAATGGGGCGACCAGTTCATGAACTATATGAGAGATAAGATATATTCCCCTGCCCTTCGCTTTACCTTAAAGAATAAGTTCATATCGTTCTGTATCATTCTCTTCATGTTCATTGTCACCATGGGCGCCTTTGCCGGTAAAATCATCAAACTTACCTTTTTTCCAAGCACTGCCAGCAACCAGATACGCATCACCCTGAATACACCACAAGGCACCAATGAACAGATGACCGATTCGCTGGCCACCTATGTTGAAAACAAGGTTTGGGAAGTAAATGGGCAACTGGGCGAAAACGAATTGGGCGGTGACCATATCCTGTCAACGGTAAAACAAATTGGGCCCGGAAGCGCTGCTTCCTTGATTACGGTAAATCTCTCCCCCAGTGAGACCCGTACATTGAGCTCTCCTGATATTGCCAATAAGATCCGTGAGGCGGCGGGCACACTTCGCGGAGTGGAAAAACTGAGCTATAATTCAGGTGGGAATGTCGGTGGAATGCCTATTTCCATCTCACTACAAGGCAAGAATTTTCAGTATTTGGATCAAGCCAAGGAACTTGTTTACAGCGAACTCCAAAAAAATCAGGATGTCAAGGATATCGTTGATTCCAGCCCTAAGGGCATCAAGGAAATACGACTGCAGCTCAAAGAAAATGCCACCTTGCTGGGCCTGACCCTGAACGATGTGATGGCCCAAGTACGCAATGCCTTTTTCGGCAATGAGGTACAACGCATACAACGTGGTCAAGACGAGGTGAAGATTTGGGTACGGTATGATGAAAAAGACCGTTCGAGCATCAATAACATCAACACGATACAGATTTCTACCCAAAACGGCCGGATTCCCCTTTCAGAAATCGCTACCTATCAAATCGAACGGGGTGAAGTGGCCATCAACCATTTGGATGGAATTCGTGAAATCACCATTGAGGCAGATTTGGCCAATCAGAAAGCAAGTGCAACAGCGATCATGGCAGACCTTACTACCCGTGTGGCTAGAATGGTCGGCGAAAAATATCCAGGGGTAGTCATAAGTGCCGAGGGACAAAACAGGGAAGTGAACAAAATATCAGCTTCAGCTGCAGGTATCTTGCCCGCCGCCATTTTTTTGATCTATGTGACCATTGTATTTGCCTTCAGGTCATACAGCCAGCCCTTTATTCTTTTGGCCATAGTGCCCTTTTGTATCATTGGGGTGGCATGGGGGCACTGGCTGCATGGCTTTCCGATGAGTATCCTGTCTTATCTCGGTATCATCGGATTGATCGGTATCGTGGTCAATGATGGCCTGGTCTTTACTGGGCGATTCAACAGTTTTCTTAAGGAGGGATTGAAATTTAACGAGGCCCTTTATGAAACCGGAAGGGCGAGGTTTAGGGCCATTTTCCTTACCTCGATCACCACTATTGCCGGGCTTGCGCCACTGATGCTGGAAAGAAGCCTACAGGCACAGTTTCTGATTCCCATGGCCATTTCCATTTCTTACGGAATTGCCGTGGCGACCTTATTGACCCTTTTTTTACTGCCCATCTTTCTTTCCGCATCAAATAGCATCAAAGTAAAGGTGAAACAATTGATCACAGGAAAAAAACCAACACGCGAAGAGGTAGAACGTGCCATCAAAGAATTAAAGATCGACAATGTTGAGATATAG